ATTCATATCATTTAAAAAGTATTGTAAATTTTCACTTAATGATATAACTTCTGCACTTCCTACTGAAAGTAATTTTTCATTGGCTTCATTTTCAATTTTCAATAAATCAGCAGTAAATTTAGTTATATTTTTTTCTATTTTAGTTTTATTTTGAGGATATAATCTTATTAAATCTCTACCTATAATATTTATCATTCTAACTAAATTTTTACTTCCCATCCAAATATATGGATTTACCTTTCCATTTGAATAATCACTGAAAAATATAGTTGTCATCTTTTCATCATAAGGATGGCTAGCATCGATTTCAACAATATTTATCTTATTCATTCTTGCTTTGCCATAAATTACATCTTCTGGCCATACCTTAGCTATATCTACAACTGCTTGAGCTTTCTTAGCAACAGATAAATCAAAACTTTCTTCTCTTATAGAGTCCTTAGACATAGTCATTGATATATCTGAACCAAAAGGAGTATAAACCTTTATATCTGTCCCTTTAGTTAAATAACTTGTCAAAGAATACAATGGTTGTATAGATGTAATTACTATATTTTCAGCAAAACTAAATGAGCCTATAATCAACATCAAAATAAACAGTAGTTTTTTCTTCATCTTATTCTCCTTCTGCAAAGTTCTTAAATAACATTTTAATAATAATTGTAATAATAAAGATAAATGATGAAATCATTATTATTGCTCCA
This portion of the Fusobacterium simiae genome encodes:
- a CDS encoding metal ABC transporter substrate-binding protein → MKKKLLFILMLIIGSFSFAENIVITSIQPLYSLTSYLTKGTDIKVYTPFGSDISMTMSKDSIREESFDLSVAKKAQAVVDIAKVWPEDVIYGKARMNKINIVEIDASHPYDEKMTTIFFSDYSNGKVNPYIWMGSKNLVRMINIIGRDLIRLYPQNKTKIEKNITKFTADLLKIENEANEKLLSVGSAEVISLSENLQYFLNDMNIYTEYVDYESVTAENVAKLIKDKGIKVVVSDRWLKKNVIKALKDAGGEFVIINTLDIPMDKDGKMDPDAILKGFKENTDNLIEALSK